In Corylus avellana chromosome ca2, CavTom2PMs-1.0, the following proteins share a genomic window:
- the LOC132169412 gene encoding uncharacterized protein LOC132169412, with protein sequence MRPPPSLHSNFFSSLKQVEKRLKLEEPSQPHTLSPHPLPETEDLSTESLGSPIYLHFDQSASHTSTLQDNSEPPQAFLSSSPQSQLQPDGLDHPKTVVETENDAVDDIQRLIQLLGLSDCEEKEEEAERERGGLGDGSGGNSCDWEDGFYAKIVGFKGPKCRKEVERLEGWIEYFMNGCGVEERREPLRLAYLFLGKAAFVYEGADCGVGGLEFPSSIEEFLQNDPPKT encoded by the exons atgcgaCCACCACCTTCTCTTCACTCCAATTTCTTCTCCTCTCTCAAGCAG GTTGAGAAGAGATTGAAATTAGAAGAACCATCACAACCCCACACCCTCTCACCACACCCACTACCAGAGACTGAAGACTTGTCAACAGAATCTCTCGGCTCACCCATATACCTCCACTTTGACCAATCCGCTTCCCACACCTCAACCCTCCAAGACAACAGTGAACCCCCTCAAGCATTCCTCTCAAGTTCCCCACAATCCCAACTTCAACCCGACGGCCTAGACCACCCCAAAACCGTAGTTGAAACAGAAAACGACGCCGTTGACGATATCCAACGGTTAATACAGCTCTTGGGTTTATCAGATTgtgaggagaaagaagaagaggcagagagggagagaggaggtTTGGGTGATGGCAGTGGTGGAAATTCTTGTGATTGGGAAGATGGGTTTTATGCAAAGATTGTTGGGTTTAAGGGCCCAAAGTGTAGAAAGGAAGTGGAGAGGTTGGAGGGGTGGATTGAGTATTTTATGAATGGGTGTGGCGTGGAGGAGAGGAGGGAGCCTTTGAGACtggcatatttgtttttgggtAAGGCTGCTTTTGTTTATGAGGGTGCTGATTGTGGCGTTGGAGGCCTGGAGTTCCCTTCAAGTATAGAGGAATTTTTGCAGAATGATCCTCCTAAGACCTAA
- the LOC132171559 gene encoding LRR receptor-like serine/threonine-protein kinase FLS2 isoform X1 → MHINSLSVSGISTAMVSKRVSLIVVIVCSIVVTVLSEESSLEVQIDALKAFNNSITDDPFGALANWTDRNHHCNWSGISCDSLSNVISISLVDKQLKGVITPFLGNLSSLQVLDLTLNSFTGHIPAQLGLCSQLTELILYENSLSGPIPTELGNLKNLLALDLGDNSLSGSIPESICNCTSLLQFGIVYNNLTGRVPSNIGNLANLQLLVLYGNNLVGSIPVSIGRLESLQALQLSENQLSGAIPRQIGNLSNLEYLILYENSLVGRIPSELGRCNKLVYLELNSNQFTGGIPFELGNLVHLEKLQLYKNRLNSTIPAALFQLKSLTHLGLSENELTGTVPSELGSLRSLEALTLHSNKFTGEIPSSLTDLTNLTRLSMSFNFLTGKLPSDIGSLYKLENLTMNNNLLEGSIPASITNFTHLLTISLSFNRLTGRIPQGLGQLRNLTFLFLASNKILGEIPDDLFNCSNLRTLDLSQNSFSGVLKPGIGKLSSLQILRAHTNSFVGPIPPEIGNLSQLISLSLGTNSLSGLIPSEISKLSLLQGLYLDDNALEGSIPEELSELKQLNELALQHNRFKGPIPDGVSKLEQLSYLDLHGNMLNGSIARSMGHLIQLMTLDLSHNHLTGSIPASVVASMKSMQIYLNFSYNFLAGTVPDELGMLAMVQEIDISNNNLTGIIPETLGGCRNLFSLDLSGNKLSGPIPAEALPRMDMLSLLNLSRNKLDGGLPEELASLKRLSSLDLSQNQLKGIIPESFSNLSTLKRLNLSFNQLEGHVPESGIFRHMNSSNLLGNPDLCGTEFLRPCSKKSSHQLSKKTVLVLLVLGSIFVLLLLVLVSIILHRRTKLRKSEGVEHPESDYTLPALTLKRFEPNELENATGFFSKDNIIGASSLSTVYKGLLEDGRTVAVKKLNLHQFSEESDKCFNREINTLKQLRHRNLVKVLGYAWESRKLKALVLEYMENGNLDSVIHDPEVDQSRWTLSERLKVFISIATGLEYLHSGYGFPIVHCDMKPSNILLDEDWVAHVSDFGTARILGVHLQDGSSLSASSAFEGTIGYLAPEFAYMTKITTKVDIFSFGTIVMEFLSKRRPTGLTDQKDGLPTSLRQLVEKALANGTNGLPQILDPMLVLNISEKHEEVLEELLKLALFCTHPNPEDRPDIDEVLSVLLKLSKRI, encoded by the exons ATGCATATCAATAGCCTATCAGTGTCTGGCATTTCCACAGCAATGGTATCTAAACGAGTCAGTTTGATTGTAGTCATAGTCTGCTCTATTGTAGTTACTGTTCTATCAGAAGAATCGAGCTTAGAAGTTCAGATTGACGCCTTGAAGGCTTTCAACAATTCCATCACAGATGACCCTTTTGGAGCACTTGCAAATTGGACAGACAGGAACCACCACTGCAACTGGTCTGGTATTTCTTGCGACTCTTTATCAAATGTCATTTCGATTTCTCTGGTTGATAAGCAGCTCAAAGGTGTAATTACACCGTTTCTTGGAAACCTTTCAAGCCTCCAGGTTCTTGATTTAACTTTGAACTCGTTCACCGGCCACATTCCGGCTCAGCTGGGACTTTGCTCTCAGCTCACTGAGCTGATTCTTTATGAAAATTCTCTTTCAGGTCCAATTCCAACAGAACTAGGAAACCTCAAAAATCTGCTGGCACTAGATTTAGGTGATAACTCTTTAAGTGGAAGCATCCCTGAAAGCATTTGCAACTGCACATCATTGTTACAATTTGGTATCGTTTATAACAATCTCACAGGCAGAGTCCCATCAAACATAGGCAATTTAGCTAACCTTCAACTTTTGGTGTTGTATGGGAACAATTTGGTAGGTTCTATACCAGTGTCCATTGGGAGGTTGGAATCTTTGCAAGCTTTACAACTAAGTGAAAACCAACTCTCTGGAGCAATACCTCGACAGATAGGGAACTTGTCAAATTTAGAGTATCTTATCTTGTATGAGAATTCGCTAGTTGGGAGAATACCCTCAGAACTAGGTCGCTGTAACAAGCTTGTATATCTTGAACTAAACAGCAATCAGTTCACTGGAGGCATTCCCTTTGAGCTTGGAAACTTAGTTCACCTAGAAAAGTTGCAGTTGTACAAGAATAGGTTAAATTCTACCATTCCCGCCGCCTTGTTCCAATTGAAATCATTAACCCATCTAGGACTTTCAGAGAATGAGTTAACTGGAACAGTACCCTCTGAGCTAGGATCACTGAGATCATTAGAAGCTTTGACCCTACATTCAAATAAGTTCACCGGGGAGATTCCTTCGTCCTTGACAGACTTGACAAATCTAACTCGGTTGTCTATGAGCTTCAATTTCCTCACAGGGAAGCTTCCATCAGATATAGGATCCCTTTACAAACTGGAGAACCTAACCATGAACAACAACCTTCTCGAGGGATCCATTCCAGCTAGCATCACCAATTTCACCCATCTTCTAACCATAAGCTTATCATTTAACAGATTAACAGGCAGAATTCCTCAGGGTTTGGGGCAGTTGCGAAATCTTACTTTCCTATTTCTTGCATCCAATAAAATTTTAGGAGAAATCCCAGACGACCTCTTCAATTGCTCGAATCTTCGTACTTTAGACTTGTCTCAGAACAGTTTTAGTGGAGTGCTAAAGCCTGGTATTGGAAAACTTTCCAGTCTCCAGATTTTGCGAGCCCATACAAATTCATTCGTAGGGCCAATCCCACCTGAGATTGGCAATTTGAGTCAACTTATCTCCTTATCACTTGGTACAAATAGTCTTTCAGGCCTTATTCCATCAGAAATATCTAAACTTTCTCTACTCCAAGGGCTGTACCTGGATGACAATGCTCTAGAGGGTTCAATACCTGAGGAATTATCTGAGCTGAAACAGCTAAACGAGCTCGCGTTGCAACACAATAGGTTCAAGGGTCCAATTCCAGATGGAGTTTCAAAACTCGAGCAGCTTTCATATTTAGACCTTCATGGTAACATGCTTAACGGGTCCATTGCAAGAAGCATGGGCCATCTTATTCAGCTGATGACCTTGGATCTCTCCCACAACCATCTCACGGGATCGATTCCTGCATCTGTGGTCGCAAGTATGAAAAGCATGCAGATATATCTGAACTTCTCATACAATTTCTTGGCTGGAACTGTTCCAGATGAGCTCGGCATGTTAGCAATGGTACAGGAGATTGACATCTCAAACAATAATCTTACGGGGATCATTCCTGAAACGCTTGGCGGCTGCAGAAATTTGTTCTCTCTTGATCTGTCAGGGAACAAACTCTCTGGTCCAATTCCAGCTGAAGCACTTCCTCGAATGGATATGCTTTCTCTCTTGAATCTTTCAAGGAACAAGTTAGATGGTGGGCTCCCTGAAGAACTAGCAAGTCTGAAGCGGCTTAGCTCCCTTGATCTTTCTCAGAATCAGTTGAAGGGCATTATCCCTGAGAGCTTTTCCAATCTTTCCACCTTGAAACGTCTCAACCTTTCTTTCAATCAACTTGAAGGGCATGTTCCAGAGTCAGGCATATTTAGACACATGAACTCATCTAATTTGTTGGGCAATCCAGATCTATGTGGAACTGAATTCCTCAGGCCCTGCAGCAAAAAGAGTTCACATCAGCTATCCAAGAAGACGGTGTTGGTTCTTCTGGTACTTGGATCTATTTTTGTACTTCTATTGCTAGTGTTAGTAAGTATAATCCTTCACCGGCGCACCAAGTTACGTAAATCAGAAGGGGTTGAGCATCCTGAATCAGATTACACTCTGCCGGCATTGACCCTCAAGAGGTTTGAACCAAACGAACTAGAAAATGCTACAGGTTTCTTCAGCAAAGACAACATTATCGGTGCCAGCAGTTTGAGCACCGTTTATAAGGGCCTACTGGAAGATGGGCGGACCGTAGCTGTAAAAAAGTTGAATTTACATCAGTTCTCTGAAGAGTCTGATAAGTGCTTTAATCGAGAGATCAACACCCTGAAACAACTGAGGCATAGGAATTTGGTGAAGGTCCTTGGGTATGCTTGGGAGAGTAGAAAACTGAAGGCTTTAGTTCTGGAATACATGGAGAATGGGAACTTGGATAGCGTTATACATGACCCCGAGGTGGACCAGTCAAGGTGGACATTGTCTGAGAGACTCAAAGTTTTCATTTCCATTGCAACTGGGTTGGAGTACTTGCATTCTGGATATGGTTTCCCCATTGTTCATTGTGACATGAAGCCTTCTAACATCCTTCTGGATGAAGACTGGGTAGCTCATGTGAGTGACTTTGGAACAGCTCGAATACTTGGAGTTCATCTTCAAGATGGAAGCAGCCTTTCAGCATCATCAGCATTTGAAGGCACTATTGGCTACTTGGCACCAG AGTTTGCGTATATGACGAAAATCACAACAAAAGTAGACATATTCAGCTTTGGTACAATAGTCATGGAGTTTCTATCGAAACGAAGGCCAACAGGACTCACAGATCAAAAAGATGGGCTGCCTACCAGTTTGCGTCAACTTGTGGAGAAAGCTCTTGCAAATGGAACGAACGGTCTTCCTCAAATTCTGGACCCTATGCTGGTGCTGAATATCTCCGAGAAGCATGAAGAAGTATTGGAAGAGCTACTAAAACTAGCATTGTTTTGCACCCACCCAAATCCTGAGGATCGACCTGACATAGATGAAGTGTTGTCTGTACTTTTGAAGCTAAGCAAGCGCATATAG
- the LOC132172229 gene encoding uncharacterized protein LOC132172229, with translation MRPPPSLHSNFFSSLKQVEKRLKLEEPSQPHTLLPHPLPETEDLSTESLGSPIYLHFDQSASHTSTLQGNSEPPQAFLSSSPQTQLQPDGLDHPKTVVETENDAVDDIQRLIQLLDLSDCEEKEEEAERERGGLGDGSGGNSCDWEDGFYAKIVGFKGPKCRKEVERLEGWIEYFMNGCGVEERREPLRLAYLLLGKAAFVSEGADCGVGGLEFPSSIVEFLQNDPPKT, from the exons atgcgaCCACCACCTTCTCTTCACTCCAATTTCTTCTCCTCTCTCAAGCAG GTTGAGAAGAGATTGAAATTAGAAGAACCATCACAACCCCACACCCTCTTACCACACCCACTACCAGAGACTGAAGACTTGTCAACAGAATCTCTAGGCTCACCCATATACCTCCACTTTGACCAATCCGCTTCCCACACCTCAACCCTCCAAGGCAACAGTGAACCCCCTCAAGCATTCCTCTCAAGTTCCCCACAAACCCAACTTCAACCCGACGGCCTAGACCACCCCAAAACCGTAGTTGAAACTGAAAACGACGCCGTTGACGATATCCAACGGTTAATACAGCTCTTGGATTTATCAGATTgtgaggagaaagaagaagaggcagagagggagagaggaggtTTGGGTGATGGCAGTGGTGGAAATTCTTGTGATTGGGAAGATGGGTTTTATGCAAAGATTGTTGGGTTTAAGGGCCCAAAGTGTAGAAAGGAAGTGGAGAGGTTGGAGGGGTGGATTGAGTATTTTATGAATGGGTGTGGCGTGGAGGAGAGGAGGGAGCCTTTGAGATTGGCATATTTGCTTTTGGGTAAGGCTGCTTTTGTTTCTGAGGGTGCTGATTGTGGCGTTGGAGGCCTGGAGTTCCCTTCAAGTATAGTGGAATTTTTGCAGAATGATCCTCCTAAGACCTAA
- the LOC132171559 gene encoding LRR receptor-like serine/threonine-protein kinase FLS2 isoform X2, giving the protein MHINSLSVSGISTAMVSKRVSLIVVIVCSIVVTVLSEESSLEVQIDALKAFNNSITDDPFGALANWTDRNHHCNWSGPIPTELGNLKNLLALDLGDNSLSGSIPESICNCTSLLQFGIVYNNLTGRVPSNIGNLANLQLLVLYGNNLVGSIPVSIGRLESLQALQLSENQLSGAIPRQIGNLSNLEYLILYENSLVGRIPSELGRCNKLVYLELNSNQFTGGIPFELGNLVHLEKLQLYKNRLNSTIPAALFQLKSLTHLGLSENELTGTVPSELGSLRSLEALTLHSNKFTGEIPSSLTDLTNLTRLSMSFNFLTGKLPSDIGSLYKLENLTMNNNLLEGSIPASITNFTHLLTISLSFNRLTGRIPQGLGQLRNLTFLFLASNKILGEIPDDLFNCSNLRTLDLSQNSFSGVLKPGIGKLSSLQILRAHTNSFVGPIPPEIGNLSQLISLSLGTNSLSGLIPSEISKLSLLQGLYLDDNALEGSIPEELSELKQLNELALQHNRFKGPIPDGVSKLEQLSYLDLHGNMLNGSIARSMGHLIQLMTLDLSHNHLTGSIPASVVASMKSMQIYLNFSYNFLAGTVPDELGMLAMVQEIDISNNNLTGIIPETLGGCRNLFSLDLSGNKLSGPIPAEALPRMDMLSLLNLSRNKLDGGLPEELASLKRLSSLDLSQNQLKGIIPESFSNLSTLKRLNLSFNQLEGHVPESGIFRHMNSSNLLGNPDLCGTEFLRPCSKKSSHQLSKKTVLVLLVLGSIFVLLLLVLVSIILHRRTKLRKSEGVEHPESDYTLPALTLKRFEPNELENATGFFSKDNIIGASSLSTVYKGLLEDGRTVAVKKLNLHQFSEESDKCFNREINTLKQLRHRNLVKVLGYAWESRKLKALVLEYMENGNLDSVIHDPEVDQSRWTLSERLKVFISIATGLEYLHSGYGFPIVHCDMKPSNILLDEDWVAHVSDFGTARILGVHLQDGSSLSASSAFEGTIGYLAPEFAYMTKITTKVDIFSFGTIVMEFLSKRRPTGLTDQKDGLPTSLRQLVEKALANGTNGLPQILDPMLVLNISEKHEEVLEELLKLALFCTHPNPEDRPDIDEVLSVLLKLSKRI; this is encoded by the exons ATGCATATCAATAGCCTATCAGTGTCTGGCATTTCCACAGCAATGGTATCTAAACGAGTCAGTTTGATTGTAGTCATAGTCTGCTCTATTGTAGTTACTGTTCTATCAGAAGAATCGAGCTTAGAAGTTCAGATTGACGCCTTGAAGGCTTTCAACAATTCCATCACAGATGACCCTTTTGGAGCACTTGCAAATTGGACAGACAGGAACCACCACTGCAACTGGTCTG GTCCAATTCCAACAGAACTAGGAAACCTCAAAAATCTGCTGGCACTAGATTTAGGTGATAACTCTTTAAGTGGAAGCATCCCTGAAAGCATTTGCAACTGCACATCATTGTTACAATTTGGTATCGTTTATAACAATCTCACAGGCAGAGTCCCATCAAACATAGGCAATTTAGCTAACCTTCAACTTTTGGTGTTGTATGGGAACAATTTGGTAGGTTCTATACCAGTGTCCATTGGGAGGTTGGAATCTTTGCAAGCTTTACAACTAAGTGAAAACCAACTCTCTGGAGCAATACCTCGACAGATAGGGAACTTGTCAAATTTAGAGTATCTTATCTTGTATGAGAATTCGCTAGTTGGGAGAATACCCTCAGAACTAGGTCGCTGTAACAAGCTTGTATATCTTGAACTAAACAGCAATCAGTTCACTGGAGGCATTCCCTTTGAGCTTGGAAACTTAGTTCACCTAGAAAAGTTGCAGTTGTACAAGAATAGGTTAAATTCTACCATTCCCGCCGCCTTGTTCCAATTGAAATCATTAACCCATCTAGGACTTTCAGAGAATGAGTTAACTGGAACAGTACCCTCTGAGCTAGGATCACTGAGATCATTAGAAGCTTTGACCCTACATTCAAATAAGTTCACCGGGGAGATTCCTTCGTCCTTGACAGACTTGACAAATCTAACTCGGTTGTCTATGAGCTTCAATTTCCTCACAGGGAAGCTTCCATCAGATATAGGATCCCTTTACAAACTGGAGAACCTAACCATGAACAACAACCTTCTCGAGGGATCCATTCCAGCTAGCATCACCAATTTCACCCATCTTCTAACCATAAGCTTATCATTTAACAGATTAACAGGCAGAATTCCTCAGGGTTTGGGGCAGTTGCGAAATCTTACTTTCCTATTTCTTGCATCCAATAAAATTTTAGGAGAAATCCCAGACGACCTCTTCAATTGCTCGAATCTTCGTACTTTAGACTTGTCTCAGAACAGTTTTAGTGGAGTGCTAAAGCCTGGTATTGGAAAACTTTCCAGTCTCCAGATTTTGCGAGCCCATACAAATTCATTCGTAGGGCCAATCCCACCTGAGATTGGCAATTTGAGTCAACTTATCTCCTTATCACTTGGTACAAATAGTCTTTCAGGCCTTATTCCATCAGAAATATCTAAACTTTCTCTACTCCAAGGGCTGTACCTGGATGACAATGCTCTAGAGGGTTCAATACCTGAGGAATTATCTGAGCTGAAACAGCTAAACGAGCTCGCGTTGCAACACAATAGGTTCAAGGGTCCAATTCCAGATGGAGTTTCAAAACTCGAGCAGCTTTCATATTTAGACCTTCATGGTAACATGCTTAACGGGTCCATTGCAAGAAGCATGGGCCATCTTATTCAGCTGATGACCTTGGATCTCTCCCACAACCATCTCACGGGATCGATTCCTGCATCTGTGGTCGCAAGTATGAAAAGCATGCAGATATATCTGAACTTCTCATACAATTTCTTGGCTGGAACTGTTCCAGATGAGCTCGGCATGTTAGCAATGGTACAGGAGATTGACATCTCAAACAATAATCTTACGGGGATCATTCCTGAAACGCTTGGCGGCTGCAGAAATTTGTTCTCTCTTGATCTGTCAGGGAACAAACTCTCTGGTCCAATTCCAGCTGAAGCACTTCCTCGAATGGATATGCTTTCTCTCTTGAATCTTTCAAGGAACAAGTTAGATGGTGGGCTCCCTGAAGAACTAGCAAGTCTGAAGCGGCTTAGCTCCCTTGATCTTTCTCAGAATCAGTTGAAGGGCATTATCCCTGAGAGCTTTTCCAATCTTTCCACCTTGAAACGTCTCAACCTTTCTTTCAATCAACTTGAAGGGCATGTTCCAGAGTCAGGCATATTTAGACACATGAACTCATCTAATTTGTTGGGCAATCCAGATCTATGTGGAACTGAATTCCTCAGGCCCTGCAGCAAAAAGAGTTCACATCAGCTATCCAAGAAGACGGTGTTGGTTCTTCTGGTACTTGGATCTATTTTTGTACTTCTATTGCTAGTGTTAGTAAGTATAATCCTTCACCGGCGCACCAAGTTACGTAAATCAGAAGGGGTTGAGCATCCTGAATCAGATTACACTCTGCCGGCATTGACCCTCAAGAGGTTTGAACCAAACGAACTAGAAAATGCTACAGGTTTCTTCAGCAAAGACAACATTATCGGTGCCAGCAGTTTGAGCACCGTTTATAAGGGCCTACTGGAAGATGGGCGGACCGTAGCTGTAAAAAAGTTGAATTTACATCAGTTCTCTGAAGAGTCTGATAAGTGCTTTAATCGAGAGATCAACACCCTGAAACAACTGAGGCATAGGAATTTGGTGAAGGTCCTTGGGTATGCTTGGGAGAGTAGAAAACTGAAGGCTTTAGTTCTGGAATACATGGAGAATGGGAACTTGGATAGCGTTATACATGACCCCGAGGTGGACCAGTCAAGGTGGACATTGTCTGAGAGACTCAAAGTTTTCATTTCCATTGCAACTGGGTTGGAGTACTTGCATTCTGGATATGGTTTCCCCATTGTTCATTGTGACATGAAGCCTTCTAACATCCTTCTGGATGAAGACTGGGTAGCTCATGTGAGTGACTTTGGAACAGCTCGAATACTTGGAGTTCATCTTCAAGATGGAAGCAGCCTTTCAGCATCATCAGCATTTGAAGGCACTATTGGCTACTTGGCACCAG AGTTTGCGTATATGACGAAAATCACAACAAAAGTAGACATATTCAGCTTTGGTACAATAGTCATGGAGTTTCTATCGAAACGAAGGCCAACAGGACTCACAGATCAAAAAGATGGGCTGCCTACCAGTTTGCGTCAACTTGTGGAGAAAGCTCTTGCAAATGGAACGAACGGTCTTCCTCAAATTCTGGACCCTATGCTGGTGCTGAATATCTCCGAGAAGCATGAAGAAGTATTGGAAGAGCTACTAAAACTAGCATTGTTTTGCACCCACCCAAATCCTGAGGATCGACCTGACATAGATGAAGTGTTGTCTGTACTTTTGAAGCTAAGCAAGCGCATATAG